The nucleotide window AATATTTCTTAATTCTTGAAAACATGGATAAACAAGCTGGAATTGATTTAGTTTCACAACTAAAACCGCTCTTTTATCGCGATGAAAAAGCTAGCAGCTTTTTTTCAATTTCACTCCCAGATATTTCTTCATATGTTTTTTTAAATGAGGACCAAAAAATTTATATTCCGGCAAACCTTACAATTATTGCAACTGCTGTTGTCGATGTTGAAAATCAAGAATTTGACTTTCCGGTTGATTTACTAGAAAATTGAGATTTTAAACATTTGCCTAACAAAAAGCAAGCAAACATTTTACCAAAAAAAGAAATTTGTGACACCGGTTTGAATTGAGATGATTTTTTAAGGGTTTTAGAAAACCAACTCGCCAATAAAAATCAAGACTACATTTTACAACTTCCTTTTGAAATAGATCAAAATATATTGCAAAATCCGGATCTTTTTGCTAACAAAGTGCTATTTTTCTTATGAAGTTTTACCTTTAAAAATAAAAGAGAACTAATTTTTATCTACAACTCATTTTTAACTTTGGCAAATAAATTCATTAATTCCGAAGGAACAGAGCGCCTAAAAATCTTTAAAGCTAATTTTTTTGAGTCGTAAAATGTATTAATTTTAGAAGAATTTATTTAAATTTAACTATGAATTTTAACAAAAAAGTAAAAAAAATTTTTCGGCATTTTCTATTTAGTAGTTTTTGAATACCACAAACTATTTTTATCATAGCCTCATGTGGAGATACTGATAAAACTGATGATGGGTTTAAAAATCCAATAGGTCTGGGCGTTCAAAATGCTGTAAATTTGAAAAAATTCATTAATTCAGAGAGTTTAATTGAAATTCCTGCCGAAAAACAGCAGCAAATATACGAGCAAAAAGATTCACAATTTTACCTACTTAATCTAACGGATGCTCCAAAAATTTCAAATTCACAAAAAATAGATCCCGAATATATATCAAGATTCAGTCCAAATTCGGAAATAACATACTTAAATTTAATAAATCGCTACTACAATTCTAAGCAACTTCAAAAAACTAAGCGCCAATTAAATCAAGGCCCTGACTCAATTTATGTCCCAACTGTGGCTGAAAATGCAAAGGATTTTTGGTTTGTTTATTTAATTCCAACTTCAGTTGGTTTCACAGAATTTGAACAAAACGGCCAAAAAATCAGCATACCTGAAACTTCAACAAAATTTCCTCGAACCTTAACTCCGTATTCTTCTATTGAGTTAAAATTGCTAAAAAAAGATCTAATTTCAAACGATAACAAGAACTATTTGCAAATAAATGTTAATCAAATGCTTAATTCTTTTGCTTATAAAAGAAAAGATCCTAACGATCCCCAAAGTACAGAAAAAAATTTATTTGGCTTTCTTGAATCAGAAACATTCCCTAATTACAAGCTTTATTTAAAAAATATTGATTTTGAAAAAAAAGAAATCACTTTCACATTAGATGAAAAACAAAACAATCTAAAACACGAAATAACGCAAAAAAATTCCCTAGATTCAAACATTTCAGTGATTAATTTGGAGTATAAATCTGATAAATATGAAAAAAACGCTAATCCCGAAGCATTTTTTTCTAAAACAAAAGATCCAAAAGATAAATTATCAGATTATCCGTTTGTTAGATTTTTTACCCAAACTTTTGTTGTTCCTTTTGAAGGTAAAACAACTAACTTTGACAATAATTTTTCTATAATAATCGAAAAAAAATAGTTTATTTTTTCGTAAAATCCCGATTTTCCCACTTTGATGAGATAATCTTAGAAAAGCGTCCGATTTTGGCGCTTTTTTAACTTTTTTTGTAAAAGTTAAATACTATTTTAAAACACTAGCAAAAATCAATTTATGGACAAAACAACAAAAACCATAAAAAAATACAACTACTATTTAAACTCAATGCAAATAGAAAACTCGTTTTTATTTGCAGCGAGCCTAAAAAAACATATGAAGTTTTGAAAGAACAATAACCAAAAGCCCTAAATTTATAAATTTCTAAACGGGTAAATTTAAGGCACTCCATTATATTTAAAAACATAATGGATAATTCGCATTTTCTAATTTTTATGGTAAAAACATAATTAATTCCCCCTTAATTCAATATCAAAATTTATTAATTCATTCTTAAGTGAACTTGATTATAACATAACTTTATTTTTTACCAAACATTTTTTTTTTTTTTTGCAAATGGTTAATTTTAAAATAATAAAAATTAAGATTTTAGCACAAAAAACCCGAATTTACGGGTATTTTTTTATATTCAGATTCACTAAAAAGTGAATTTTCGCCATCAAACCCGGAAACTTAGGATAATCGAAAAAAATAAACTATTTTTTTTCGTAAAATTCTAATTTTTCTTTAAATTTCTTAAGTTTTTCGCGTTCTTGTTCAACTTTTTCTTTAGGCGCTTTTTCGACAAATTTTTGATTAGAAAGTAAAGTTTCTGCCCTTAAAATTTCGCTTTTTAAGAACTGAATTTCTTTTTTATCGTTTTCTTCTTGCGCTTTTTTTACTTCGTCAGGAATTTTAAGCGAAATTTTAAATTTTTTGGTTTTGATAATAAACTCGTTGTTTGGAACCCATTTTCCAAAAACCAACTTACTAATAATTTCAATTTCTTCTTTTTGGAACTCGGCATCAAGAACACAAAATTCCAACATAATTTTTTTTGAAATCTGTAAATTTTCACGGTAAAATCTTAAACTATCAATAATTTCAAGGATATTTTCGACCTTTTGATTGTCACTAAATTGCCTAACTCTAGGCATTTTTTGTTCTAAAATTTCCTCGTCAAAAATTTCTTCCATCAAAAAATCAGTCAAAAAAGGCATAAAAGGGTGCAAAATTATCAAAACACTTTTTAATAATTTTCTAGCGTAAAAACCATTTTGTCTAGTTTTAATTAATTCTATATAACGAGAAGAAAAATCCCCAAAGATAAAATTATTAATTTCAGTACCAATCACGCTAAAATTATATTTTTTAATGTTTTTTACAATTTGTTTTTTAAAATCGTAAATTTTACCTTCCATTCAAAAGTCGATAAAATCTGGTTTTCTATAAGAATTATCTAAACTTTTAATGTATTTGGCAATATTTCAAAGTTTATTGCTTAAATTTCAAGCTGAATTTAATTTTTCAATGCTAAACCTTATATCTTTTCCCGGGCTAGAATTAAAAAGAAGCATTTGTCGTAGAGAATCTGAGCCGTATTTTTCAATTATTTCCATAGGATCAATGCCGTTTCCGAGTGATTTTGACATTTTTCGCCCTTCTTCATCACGAATAAGGCCGTGAAGCAGAACTTTTTCAAAAGGTTTTTTATCCATGACAAAAAGAGAGGAAAAATACATTCTAGCAACTCAGAAAAACAAGATATCTCACCCAGTAACGAGCAAATTTGTCGGAAAATAGGACTTAATTAATTCAGAATTATTAGGCCATCCTAAAAAAGAAAAGGTGCTAATTCCTGATGAAAATCAAGTATCAAGAACGTCTGGATCTTGAGTTCAACCTTGGCCAGGTGATGTTATTTGAACCTTAAATTCGTCATTTTTATACCAAACAGGGATTCTGTGACCTCATCAAAGTTGGCGCGAAATAGTTCAGTCGTGGATTTTATCGAATCATTTTCTTAAATTTTTCTCAAATCCGCGTGGGTAAAATAAAATTTTATCTTTTGAATTCAGGTGGGAAATTAAAGACTGAGCTAGTTCATCCATTTTGACAAATCACTGTGGTTTTTTAAGAATTTCGACAATTTCGCCACTTCTTTGTGAAAAGCCGACATTTGAAACAACGTCTTCGACTTTAATTAAAAGGTCTTCATTGTCAAGTTTTTTTGCGATTAAATCTCTGGCCTCAAATCGATTTTTACCTTCAAATTCAAGGGTATTTTTATTTAAATTACCATAGTCATCAATGCAATCTTCGGCAGAAAGGCCGTTTTTTTCTAGAATTTCAAAGTCTAAAATTGAATGAGCCGAAACTTTCATGACACCAGAGCCAAAATCTTGGGCAACATTTGAATCGCCAATAATTTTTATGATTTTTTTAGTCAAAGGATGAATAACTTCTTTGCCAATAAAGCCTGAATATCTTTTATCTTTTGGATTTACGGCTAGAACAACGTCGGACGAAATAGTCTCAATTCTTGTTGTTGCCACGGTCAAAAATTCGCTTGAGTCTCTCAAAAAGTACTTTAAATAGTACATTTTTTGATTTACAGGTTTGTTGATAACCTCAATATTTGAAAGTGCGGTTTGTAATTTTGGATCCCAATTTATCGCTCTTTTTCCGCGATAAATCAATTTTTTTTCTCATAATTTGATAAAAAAATTTGAAACAGCGACCTGAGCCTCACTGTCAAGCGTAAATCTTTCTTTGGAATAATCAAAGGCAATTCCTAATTTATTTCACTGTTCTTTGATTTTTAGATATTGCCGATCTTTTCACTCATAGCATTTTTGGATAAATTTTTGGCGGCCTAAGTCGAATTTAGAGATATTTTTTTCGGCTAAAAAAGCTTCAACTTTTGCCTGAGTAGCAATTCCAGCATGATCAACACAAGGCAATAAAAGTACATCAAAACCTTGAAGTTTATGAAATCTAATCAAGGAATCTTGAATAAAAATATTTCAAGCATGACCTAAATGCAAGTGTCCTGTAACATTTGGGGGCGGACTTATGATGGAAAAAGGTTTTTTTGGATTTGTGCTAGCATAAAAAAAACGCTTATCAAGTCATTTTTGGTTTCTATTTTTTTCAACTGTTTTATGATTATATTTATTTTCCATGATTCACCGCTTATAAATTTATGACAAGAATATCTTCGTCCAAAAGTGTGTTTTGGCTTGAGAATTCGTTAGTTACTTTTATATTTTTTATAGGATTTCAAAAATCAGCATAATATTCAAAATTATTGTTGATTCCAGAGGGGTTTTTTCGAAAAACTTCGTTTTGTATTTGTTTGTAAAGTTGTGTTTCAAGCAAATACAAATTAGTTCGATCAAAACTACTATTTTGGTAAAAAAACTTAGCAAATGTGGTTTTTGGTGTCAAAGGCAAATCTACCTCTTGAATATATTCGATTAAAGTACCGTTTTCGATAAAAACAATGCTAAAATCACGAATAGGTTTGATTGACCGTTTTGCACAAATGAAAAGTTGGACCAAATTGTCGCCGTCATTAAAAAAATGCTGAAAAAGTTTTTGTTTGTAAGTAGTGCCTAAGTAAAAAGAATTTTCGTCAAATAAAAAGCGAGTATAATTGCCCATTTTTGTTTTTTTTAGTTCTAAAAAAAACAAAATATTTTCAGGAAGTTCGCCGTAAAATTGGTAAAGAATGTCAAAATTAATTTTGTTTTCAAAGCAAAAAATTAGGAACTGATTTTTTCTCAAAAAAGTATCAATTCTACTTAAATTATAATAGTAAAAAAAATTTTTTAAATCCATCAAAGTGTCTCTTAAAAAAGCAAAATGAGTTCAGTATTCGCTTTTTGAAATTTTGTTTTTTAGTCTTCTTAACTTGTTTTCGATAGAAGCAACTCAAAGTCTTTTTGCAAAAAAAGAGTTACGAAAATTCTTCTTTTTAAGACTTTTTTTCATTCTAATTACTTCGTGTTGTCACAAAACATTGGCTCGTAGCAAAGTTTTACTGTTTACTTTAAGATTTTGGTAATAGGGATTTTCCTTGCGAAAAGAGTTGATTTTCTTTGTTCGAAAGTGTTTTTGTGCCTTTTTATTTTTTTCTTCAAGCATTTTTTGCTGACGATTTTTTTTCCAAAAAAGTCAAAAATCATCAGCAAAAGTTTTATCAAAAAAGTTTTGGACACTTGGAATATTATCAAGACTTTTTTGATTTAACAGTTTAGACATCCAAACTTCAAATTCGTAGTAAATTTGAAATATTTGCTCAGTTGACAGTCACCTGAAATTTCCACTTTGTTTTATCAAATTCAAAAAGCAAGTATAGCCAGTAGTAAAAATTTTTATTTTATAAAGGTCGGCATCGGCCGAATTTGTTAGCGAATTATGCTGGCTAATAATGTTTTTTATATCGTTTTTAATAATTTTTAGTGCATTTTGGGTTGTTTCATTGCTTTTAAAGTTGTCGAATTTAGAATCAAAAAAAGGGTTGCTAAGTTTTAATTCCTGGTTTAAATTTTCTTGCTCAACTTTTGGATTTAACTCTGTTTTTATGTACAAATTATAAAAATTTTCGTTTAATTTTTTATAATTGCTTTTAATTTTATTGACCATTTCGGTAAAATTAAAAGAAAAAAAAGCACTTTTTTCCAATAAATTAGTTATTTGATTATCCATGTTTGTTAGAAATCGATCGATTTCGGGCATTGTCAAATACAACATGTATTTTCTTGTTGTATTAGTTTCAATTTCGAATGGCTTTGTGTTTCAATGGGATAAAAGAACCTGAATTACAAGCTTTTTTTTAATTTTTTCATACATTTCTTTTGATAAAAAATCTGAAAAACAACTGTTTTTGCTGTAATCATAAGGTCTGTCGTTTTCAAGAATAAATCCATTATAAGAATTTTCTTTTTGAAGAATTGTTTTGAATTCATTAAAAAAATTTGGATCAGAAGAATAAATAAATCCGCATTGTTTTGCATCTAATTCAAGACTAAAATAATTTCAATACTTATTTTTTATATTATGAAAAACAAGTTTTTGCTTTTTCTCGTTATTAAAATTAATAATATTTTCCATAATTTAAGTAAGAGAGTAAGAGAATTTTTTGTAAACTAGCGGTAAAACAGCTCTTGCAGTGAAATAAATAACAGAGGCATTAATCCAAATTTTGGCAGGAGAAATAATTATATGCGTCAAAAAAGCCGTTTCAAAATTATTAAGTGCACCAGATTCTACATCACCTTTTGCAGCAAGAACGCTTGCAATTGGCTCATGCAAGGCAGAAAATGCAACGATTGGAACAAGAGTCAAATATCGCTCATTTTTACGGAAAAAGTTAATAAAACGCGCAACAAGTAAGAAGATAATCATTGAAAAAGTACCAAAAAGAATCAAAATTAAAAACGAAGTTTTGCTAGAAATGAAGCGCGCTTTGCTAAAATCAATAGAAGAATTAAACATAACCGTCGAAATAACTGCCGAAGCTATTAAAGCCAGGACAAAAAAGCTCGATATTCAATAAAAATTCAGTAATGCTTTTTCTTCAGTTCAAGCTTGGACTTTAGCAACTTTTTTTTGTAATCTAAGCAAATTTTGCCGCATTTTTCGCTCTAAGTTTGCGTCTTTTGAGTTATGGCTTATTGCATGATAAGTGTAGTTAAAAATTTCTCGCTTTTGGGTAAAAATTTTATCTCCTAAGCGTTCTAAAATTTTGTCTTTTTGGAATCATTTTTTCCCTTGAACAACAAAAAATCAAAAGAAAACGCCAGGAATAAACCCAGTAAGTGAAAGGCTGAGAGTATAATACCAAGAATAAACGCCTGGAATGAACAAAAAAGTAATTAAATCTGATAAAAAACCGGTTAAAAAACCAACTATTGGCCCAAAAATAAAGCCCGTTATTTTAATCGGCAGTCCAATAATTGAAAAGCGAAAATTAGGCAAAAGAGCAAAAGGAGCCAATCTGACCCCGATTATTAACATAATTACCGAAATTGATATGAAAATCGCCACAAAAGAGATTTTCATATTCGTCAGTTTAGCCATGAAATTTCTCCTTTTGCCAAAATTTTCCCCTTATAAAATGAGTTTAACTTAATAAATTATAGCAAAAAAATTATAAACAACAACATTTTAGATAGATTCTTTTAAGGCTGAATTTTCAAGCGTCAAATTAATCGCTCAATTGCTTTTTAGATAAATTAGTTCAAAAATTATTCACTTTAGAATATCTGAAAGGTAAAAAACTGTCAGTGAAATAAAAAGTTTTAAATGAACCTCAGAAATCAGCGGAATAAAAACTAAAACTATAAGAATTTGTCAAACAAGTTGGCCTAAACCGGTAAAAAAATCTCACCAACTGGCAAAATTAGCCCGTCCGCCGGCTTTAATTATCGTTAAAGAGGCATTAATTTGAACCCAAATTGGATTAATTAAAATTATAACTATACAGATTATAAAAATCTGATTTAGATAAAAATCAACGGCCAAAACTTTTTGGGCGTCAATAATACTTTGGTCAACAGGTAAATTATTTTCGTTAAAATAATCAGAGAGTCCTTTTTGAACTTGTTCTTTAATTCCCGTTGTAATCAAGTCAGTTTTTGTGATAGCAAAAACGATAATAAAGGCAACAACTGACATAACAACTGAAACAACAAATAAAAAACCTTTTAACATTGCGGCGTTTTTTTTGGCTAGTTCAATTTTATTTTGACCTAAATTTTGACCAACGACAATTGAAACACTTGTCTGAATTGAGGCAAAAGTTGTAAAAAAAATGTTAGCAATTGTGAGAATTATTCCTGAAATGGTTAAGAATCCAATGCCCCAAAATTTATAAAAACCACTGCCATCGTCAATTCCAATTGAACCAGGCGGCAAACTTTGGGATCAAAGAACAGAGCGGACTGAAATAATTAAAGAGGCAATAGTTACAAGCGACATTCCGACAAAACGGGCAAAAAACTGCTTTCAAATTTGTCTTTCAATTTGAAACATTTTGAAAATTGACAGACTTATTTCTTTTCTATAAAAAAGTTGATACAAATACATTAAAAAAGAGGTTATTAGTCTTGAAATTACAGTTGCAAGCGCTGAACCAGCGACTCCCATTAGTGGAATTAAGAGAAAATTAAGGCCAATATTTGTTACTAAAGTCAAAGTGTTAAAAAGAACAGAAACTTTCATTACGCCAATTTCGCGCAGAATTCCTGAGGAAGTGACAATGTAGGCAAACAAGATTCAAGAAAAACTTATTATAAATAAGTAACTTTTTGCCTGATCAAAAATACTCTGGTCTAAACCTGACGAACCCCGTCTCCACTGAACAACCCTGAGCAGACTTTCAGGAAAAGCTCACGAGAGAACGGCAAAAAATAAAATAACAATAAAAGAAAGAATATATCTAATATTATTTACTTGTTGGGCGAGTTTAAATTCTTTTTTTCCTCAGTATTGGGCAAAAATAATTGACCCGATTGTGTTAATCGAAATTATAAAAGAAAAAACAATTCCTGTTCAAAAATTGGCCATCCCGACAGCCGTAATTCCGCCACTGATTTGGGAAACCATGAAATTATCAACAAAATTATTTATCGAAATAAAAAGCGTTGCTAAAATTACTGGAATAGTAATTTTAGCAAATTTTTTCCACATCTCTGGGGAGTCGGGAAAAAATTTTTTTATTGAAAAATGCATTTTATTCGTTAGTTACTTCCAGAATTTTAACCGAATATTTTTCATTTACATCAACTTCAACTTCATCGCCTTCATGTTGACCTAAAAGAACTTGTGCAATCGGTGAAAAATTGGAAATTTTATTCGCAAAAGGATCAGCGTCAATTGAAGAAACAATTTGAAAAGTTTGAACTAAACCACTTTCAAGATTTTTAAGGGTAACTTTTGATCCAATTGAAACTCGTTTTGATCCTGAACGAGTTTCAATTATTTTTGCCTTGGCAATAATAGCTTCAAATTCACGTATTTTTGACTCAATTATCCCTTGTTTTTCACGGGCTACATCATATTCGGCATTTTCAGAAAGATCGCCTTGAGAACGAGCGTCTTTAATTTCTTGAATAACATTAACACGCTCAACATTTATTAAATGTTCAAGTTCTTTTTTAATTTCATCAAGTTTTTGTTGGGTTAAAAGAACTTCATCATTCATTATTTTTTTCATTTTTTTCCTTTTTAAACAATTTTTAGTAAAATTTTAATTTATTTTTTTTGAATTATCAAAAAATCATAATAAAAAAATTCATCGAAGTGAATTTTATGCAATTTTAACATTTTTAAAATTGCCCTTCGCTGCTTTTTTTTATATTTTCAAATTAAGTGTCCACCAATTTTAACCTTTTCTAAAAATTCTTGAAAATTTTTAGGGTTAATTTCTACCGAAATTAAAATAAAATCAAAAAAAGCTTCGCAATGGCTTGTGTAATTTAGATTGTTTATTTGCAATTTTTCAATATTTTTTTGCAAACTGTTTTGATCAAGGTGAGATTCAAAAACTGTATTTGTCGAGTTTTTAATATTTTTTTGACTAAGACAAGCCACAATTCCGTCTTTTTCAACAAATAAATTTGCTTTTGAATTTGTTTCCCTTATTTTATTAATAACAAATTCAAGACTTTCAACGAGCCAAATATCGCTTTCTAATTCAGTAACTTGTGATTTTAGATCTATTCACTGGTCATAATTTTGACTTTGGTGTTCAAAATTATATTTTTTAATTAATTTATTTTTTTTGACTCATGTTCAAACAAAGGAGACTAACGCAACTAAAAGTGCAAAAATCCCGGTTATTAATAAAACAATTTTTCAAATCGGCATATTTCTCCCCTAAAAAACACTAATATAATAAATTATAAGTTTTTTTGTAAAACCAGCAAAAAAATAAAACAGAGCAAATTTTCCCAAAATAAATATGTAAAAATTTGTAAATTTGAAAAAAAATATTTTTATTTGCTTAAAAATTTTAAAAAAATATTTTTTTTCAAATTGGTGGGTCATTTTTGAGATTAGTTTTGGCTGGTGCAAAGCAAAAAAACACCAAAAATTTTACAAAATTTATAAAAAAATTAGCAAAAAATGACTATATATAATATAAATTAAAGAAGAAAAAAAATTTTTTTATTTTTTTCTTGGTTTTTTTATTTTGCCGGGTTATAATAACTAAGCTTTGTTTCAAATGAAGAAACAGGCAGCGTAAAAAAAAAAAAAAAAATTATTTGTAAAAAATTTTTTTGTGATATAATTAGAGTTACGCTGTTAAAACGGCAAAAAAAATTTTAGATCTTTCAAAACTAGGTATATAATTTCAAAACCAATTTCAAATTGAACGCAATCATGAGAGTTTGATCCTAGCTCAGGATAAACGCTATCTGTGTGCTTAATACATGCATGTTGAACGGAATATGTTAGCTTGCTAATATATTTAGTAGCAAATGGGTGAGTAACACGTACCTAACCTACCTTTTGGACCGGGATAACTATTGGAAACAGCAGCTAATACCGGATAAAATAAAAAAATGCATGTTTTTTTATTAAAAGGAGCCTTTAAAGCTCCACCAAAAAATGGGGGTGCGCAACATTAGTTAGTTGGTAGGGTAAAGGCCTACCAAGACGATGATGTTTAGCGGGGCCAAGAGGCTGTACCGCCACACTGGGATTGAGATACGGCCCAGACTCCTACGGGAGGCAGCAGTAAGGAATATTCCACAATGAGCGAAAGCTTGATGGAGCGACACAGAGTGCAGGATGAAGTCTTTAGGGATGTAAACTGCTGTTGTAAGGGAAGAAAAAACTAGATAGGAAATGATTTAGTCTTGACGGTACCTTATTAGAAAGTGACGGCAAACTATGTGCCAGCAGCCGCGGTAATACATAGGTCGCAAGCGTTATCCGGAATTATTGGGCGTAAAGCGTCCGCAGGTTTTTTGTTAAGTTTAAGGTTAAATGCTAAAGCTCAACTTTAGTTCGCTTTAGATACTGACAAAATAGAATTATGAAGAGGTTAGCGGAATTCCTAGTGGAGCGGTGGAATGCGTAGATATTAGGAAGAACACCAATAGGCGAAGGCAGCTAACTGGTCATATATTGACACTAATGGACGAAAGCGTGGGGAGCAAACAGGATTAGATACCCTGGTAGTCCACGCCGTAAACGATGATCATTAGTTGGTGGCAAAAGTCACTAGCACAGCTAACGCGTTAAATGATCCGCCTGAGTAGTATGCTCGCAAGAGTGAAACTTAAAGGAATTGACGGGAACCCGCACAAGCGGTGGAGCATGTGGTTTAATTTGATGATACGCGTAGAACCTTACCCACTCTTGACATCCTCGCAAAACTATAGAGATATAGCGGAGGCTAACGAGATGACAGATGGTGCATGGTTGTCGTCAGCTCGTGTCGTGAGATGTTAGGTTAAGTCCTGCAACGAGCGCAACCCTTTTCTTTAGTTGCTAACATTAAGTTGAGAACCCTAGAGATACTGCCGGTGCAAACCGGAGGAAGGCGGGGATGACGTCAAATCATCATGCCTCTTACGAGTGGGGCAACACACGTGCTACAATGGCTACTACAAAGAGCAGCGAAACAGTGATGTCAAGCTAATCTCAAAAAAGTAGTCTCAGTTCGGATTGAAGTCTGCAACTCGACTTCATGAAGTCGGAATCGCTAGTAATCGCAGGTCAGCTATACTGCGGTGAATACGTTCTCGGGTTTTGTACACACCGCCCGTCACACCATGGGAGTTGGTAATGCCCAAAGTCGGTGAGTTAACCTCGGAGACCATTGCCTAAGGCAGGACCGATGACTGGGGTGAAGTCGTAACAAGGTATCCCTACGAGAACGTGGGGATGGAACACCTCCTTTCTACGGAAAATTACTACTACTAAATGTGGTTAAAATCAAACTAACACATTATAAAATTTAATAATTTGAAATAATTTGTTCTATTAATTCATTTTCTCCTTGTTTAGTTTTGTAAATATTATTTTTTTGTAAAGTAAATTTTTTTAACTTTTTTTAATGAATTTTTTAATACAATAGCAATTTGAAATTGATTATGTACCTAGTTTTGAGAGCTCTAAAACTCTCAAAATGTCTGTAAAAAGACAATATTAGCTCTTTCAAAACTGAACAGTAACAATTTTATATCTGATCTAAAAATCAGATAATATTCCAAAGTCTTTTAAAATTAAA belongs to Mesomycoplasma ovipneumoniae and includes:
- a CDS encoding valine--tRNA ligase, whose product is MENKYNHKTVEKNRNQKWLDKRFFYASTNPKKPFSIISPPPNVTGHLHLGHAWNIFIQDSLIRFHKLQGFDVLLLPCVDHAGIATQAKVEAFLAEKNISKFDLGRQKFIQKCYEWKDRQYLKIKEQWNKLGIAFDYSKERFTLDSEAQVAVSNFFIKLWEKKLIYRGKRAINWDPKLQTALSNIEVINKPVNQKMYYLKYFLRDSSEFLTVATTRIETISSDVVLAVNPKDKRYSGFIGKEVIHPLTKKIIKIIGDSNVAQDFGSGVMKVSAHSILDFEILEKNGLSAEDCIDDYGNLNKNTLEFEGKNRFEARDLIAKKLDNEDLLIKVEDVVSNVGFSQRSGEIVEILKKPQWFVKMDELAQSLISHLNSKDKILFYPRGFEKNLRKWFDKIHDWTISRQLWWGHRIPVWYKNDEFKVQITSPGQGWTQDPDVLDTWFSSGISTFSFLGWPNNSELIKSYFPTNLLVTGWDILFFWVARMYFSSLFVMDKKPFEKVLLHGLIRDEEGRKMSKSLGNGIDPMEIIEKYGSDSLRQMLLFNSSPGKDIRFSIEKLNSAWNLSNKLWNIAKYIKSLDNSYRKPDFIDFWMEGKIYDFKKQIVKNIKKYNFSVIGTEINNFIFGDFSSRYIELIKTRQNGFYARKLLKSVLIILHPFMPFLTDFLMEEIFDEEILEQKMPRVRQFSDNQKVENILEIIDSLRFYRENLQISKKIMLEFCVLDAEFQKEEIEIISKLVFGKWVPNNEFIIKTKKFKISLKIPDEVKKAQEENDKKEIQFLKSEILRAETLLSNQKFVEKAPKEKVEQEREKLKKFKEKLEFYEKK
- a CDS encoding substrate-specific component FolT of folate ECF transporter gives rise to the protein MAKLTNMKISFVAIFISISVIMLIIGVRLAPFALLPNFRFSIIGLPIKITGFIFGPIVGFLTGFLSDLITFLFIPGVYSWYYTLSLSLTGFIPGVFFWFFVVQGKKWFQKDKILERLGDKIFTQKREIFNYTYHAISHNSKDANLERKMRQNLLRLQKKVAKVQAWTEEKALLNFYWISSFFVLALIASAVISTVMFNSSIDFSKARFISSKTSFLILILFGTFSMIIFLLVARFINFFRKNERYLTLVPIVAFSALHEPIASVLAAKGDVESGALNNFETAFLTHIIISPAKIWINASVIYFTARAVLPLVYKKFSYSLT
- a CDS encoding MATE family efflux transporter; this translates as MWKKFAKITIPVILATLFISINNFVDNFMVSQISGGITAVGMANFWTGIVFSFIISINTIGSIIFAQYWGKKEFKLAQQVNNIRYILSFIVILFFAVLSWAFPESLLRVVQWRRGSSGLDQSIFDQAKSYLFIISFSWILFAYIVTSSGILREIGVMKVSVLFNTLTLVTNIGLNFLLIPLMGVAGSALATVISRLITSFLMYLYQLFYRKEISLSIFKMFQIERQIWKQFFARFVGMSLVTIASLIISVRSVLWSQSLPPGSIGIDDGSGFYKFWGIGFLTISGIILTIANIFFTTFASIQTSVSIVVGQNLGQNKIELAKKNAAMLKGFLFVVSVVMSVVAFIIVFAITKTDLITTGIKEQVQKGLSDYFNENNLPVDQSIIDAQKVLAVDFYLNQIFIICIVIILINPIWVQINASLTIIKAGGRANFASWWDFFTGLGQLVWQILIVLVFIPLISEVHLKLFISLTVFYLSDILKWIIFELIYLKSNWAINLTLENSALKESI
- the greA gene encoding transcription elongation factor GreA gives rise to the protein MKKIMNDEVLLTQQKLDEIKKELEHLINVERVNVIQEIKDARSQGDLSENAEYDVAREKQGIIESKIREFEAIIAKAKIIETRSGSKRVSIGSKVTLKNLESGLVQTFQIVSSIDADPFANKISNFSPIAQVLLGQHEGDEVEVDVNEKYSVKILEVTNE
- a CDS encoding BC85_0335 family putative methyltransferase, whose protein sequence is MPIWKIVLLITGIFALLVALVSFVWTWVKKNKLIKKYNFEHQSQNYDQWIDLKSQVTELESDIWLVESLEFVINKIRETNSKANLFVEKDGIVACLSQKNIKNSTNTVFESHLDQNSLQKNIEKLQINNLNYTSHCEAFFDFILISVEINPKNFQEFLEKVKIGGHLIWKYKKKQRRAILKMLKLHKIHFDEFFYYDFLIIQKK